In one window of Amblyomma americanum isolate KBUSLIRL-KWMA chromosome 9, ASM5285725v1, whole genome shotgun sequence DNA:
- the LOC144105733 gene encoding uncharacterized protein LOC144105733, translating into MPGTSGLQQAEARSPSDGTPPEEELEELDEEEEGAPCDTASTQERRDVVAGRPWQQQRSTRAEEVRQLLTETRRTNDLHEARAAEDATFHVRLLEEQRRTTTAVRSLTAAVTQLTAAVTETGAHMVRTAEAARADTMRLTEQVVLAVALIVRVLNNQVQPPQ; encoded by the exons ATGCCAGGGACGAGCGGCCTGCAGCAGGCAGAGGCGCGCTCTCCATCTG ATGGCACCCCCCCGGAAGAAGAGCTGGAGGAgctggacgaggaggaggagggcgcaCCTTGTGACACAGCCT CTACACAGGAGCGGCGAGATGTGGTGGCGGGGCGtccgtggcagcagcagcggagcacgcGGGCGGAGGAGGTCCGCCAGCTGCTGACAGAGACGCGGCGGACCAATGACCTCCACGAAGCCCGTGCTGCTGAGGACGCCACATTTCATGTGCGCCTCCTAGAG GAACAGCGGCGAACAACAACAGCAGTGCGCAGCCTGACGGCGGCAGTGACACAATTGACTGCCGCCGTCACAGAAACCGGGGCGCACATGGTGCGCACTGCTGAGGCGGCAAGGGCCGACACGATGCGCCTCACCGAGCAAGTGGTACTTGCGGTGGCCCTGATTGTACGTGTTTTGAACAATCAGGTCCAGCCACCGCAGTAA